The genomic stretch tctttttatccttttggATGAGAGAGCAAGCTTGCTCTTACTGCTGTTGTACACTTGTTTGGATGTGTTCTTTGTTTCCTTGGTGAAATTAGGCATGTATTCTGCTCATGTTTAAAGGattttttgcaaaactgttaAGGATTTTTCCCAAAAATGTTGTCAGTTTGATGTTGAAAATTAATCTCAActcttaaaaatctcaaaactgTATTAAATTACATAACCctttgttctttgaaaaaaagggaaacgTAATTGAATGGAAATTCCTTCTTATCTTCAAGCAGAACAAACAGAACACATGCTGTGAGTCACATACACAGGAGTTTGGTTTACCAagggacagctgactcaaaaaTAGTAGTTTGAAGAGCAAGTATATGCTGTCTACTAACTTTAACATCAGCAGTCCTACAAAGGTATTAAAACTCTGTAGGTATGTATGGGCTGTATAGCCTACCTGAACAAATTTGGGTTGCAGAGGAGATGGCTAGGTAGCTTGGTATAACCAAACTTGAGTTTAAATATGTGTTGGCTCACCTTTAGCTAGATCTCAttcttttaaagccattttttgAACCTCTGTGATCTTCAGTGGGCCCAATGCATCTCTTTGAGCATCTAATGGGTTTAAGGATGTAGATGTATTCATTTTGAGCTTTTGAATCCAGTTGTGatcaatttaaaatatgttggtttttttgtttttttcccaaggagcATATAGTTGTATTAACAGCTCTGTTGACATGAGGCTAAACTGTATTCAACAGCGTGTTTGAATACTGATTTGTATGGTTAGGTAGTCTTTTGtgttaaaacctttttttaaaactttgattCTAAGAACTATCGGCTTAAACTGCAACTAGTGAAGTCATGTTGCTGTTCCTATAATACCCTGAAGGTCCGGATCTATTGCTTTGGTACATGTGATGCTGCTTCTATGGAGTATAATTAAGGTTTTAATGCTCTAGTGTATGATGAGCTGCTGTGCGATAGAGGAGAAACTAGGCTTGGGATTGCTTCTCCTAGTAGGTCTAGGTGATAAGTCATTTGAATGATGATGTGGCAGCTTGATTCtccaagaaaggaagaaaagtatgAGGATTGTAATATCgctgctgctgtgttgtttGTTTACCTGGTTTTATTGGTTTTTCAGCATCAATGAAATTACAGTGTGTGTTTTGTCAATGTAGCACAGCTATCCTTGAAACACCAGTAGAGAAGTGATATAAAAAGAGACTGGCTAATGCATCTTCAGAATTTTGTAGTGgataaatatggaaataatgGGAGCTGtaactgctgttttcttacACTAGGAATTTTAGTATaagcaaaagctatttttggAGGCACACTGATATTTTCATACTTACAAACTTGTAAGTGAAGGGACTcgcatttgtttgttttctggaagGTGTTTGAAGCAGTGATAGCGTGGGTAAACCATGACAAAGATGTAAGGCAGGAGCTAATGGCACGCCTGATGGAGCATGTTCGGCTGCCTTTGCTTTCCCGGGAATATTTAGTTCAGGTAAGCAAAAAAGGAATACTAATTCTTCTGCACGTgagcatttctgtttatttttttttaatgctggatggataattttaaatttaaacaaaagtgTAATGTAGTGTGTTGTGGATTGTAAAATTAAACAGTTGCTGCCACATACACACGTGCATATGTGCATATGCACACAGAGTCAAAAGAGGGATTGACACACAAAGGATGAGATCTAGAAGTAATTTATTGGTTTGGCTGACTACTTGTCATACCACACTAGTAATGTGAATGATGTAATTCACTGAGATCAGGTTAGCTTTCATTTGTAATACAATCTTTCTtacaagatttattttcataagtGAATTTTCAACTTCAGAATCATATCTATTCTTTAAGTTGATTAGGAATTAATGACAAAGGAAACATTCCTTTACCTCATTcagatacaatatttttttttttcaaattttataagATCACTTTGAATATTTGGCCTCAGGACAAATATCtaagattaaaaatatgaatttgctATTAACATTGGTTAGTAGCTGTAGTAGTAGCTTGGTAGGTGTTcagaaattctggttttgtgatACGAGTTTCCTCCACTTTGGGTTGATTTGggtttgtggggggttttttgttttggtttggtttttttgggggttttgctgttgtgttttttaTTGTTGTGGGGTGGCTTGCTAGTTTCTTAAATGAGTCTCCACTAGTCATCCCCTCCTTAGTGTTCTGTACTCTTTGTATGTGAAAAGTCAAGAAACGTGCGTGATTGTAAGAAAAATGATTTACCTTGCCTAACATTGTTTGTTCCACTTACTAATTGAGAATcagcatctgatttttttttcttttagtgacTGCATATTGCCATCACATAAATTTGTGTCTAACTGCGGTTAAATGACAATCTAAAAAACCAGATTAATCTGCATTTGAGTGATATAACACAAACTTTATTACACTTCAGATTGTGATTTGTGTTTTACTTCCTTAACATGCTCAGACCTTGTTAAACTTCTATTAATAAACAGAGAGTTGAAGAGGAAATATTGGTTAAGAACAGCAGTGCTTGTAAAGATTACCTCATTGAAGCTATGAAGTATCACTTGCTGCCAACTGAGCAACGAGCACTGATGAAAAGCACTCGAACAAAATTGAGAACGCCTGCTAGCCTTCCAAAAGTAAgacctttatttttccaatgtACTTATTTCTTCAAActccattttaaaagatttcacGAGAGCATAACCATCACTTGGGCTATACAAAAATTTTTTTGTACCAGAATTATTTATCACAAAAATATAACAAGTGATTAGCTTTACACTCCATACTACTTATGAGATAGATGTTTCAGTCTCCCACCTACACATGCCGCTACCACTACCTGCCCTcccaataaatatttttagttaagTGCTTCAGCATTTGAGAAATATACAATTATGGTGAAATAagcctgttctttttttttttttttttttttttttttttttaaaaaaaacctcaacaaaatAAAGACTGAAGCTTCTGAGTTCAGGCGTTTTATTcaatttttacttaaatattgcctttcatttattttagggGAAAATAAAACGAGCATTAGATATCATTTTCCCAAAGAAGTAAAGACATTTTCTCATAGTACTAGTATGGCAACTGCAGTAATGGAATAGGAGATTCCATTCAGCAGGTTTAGCACATTTCTGAAAGGAACCAGCTAAGGCTGTTCTGTGATGGATGGTCACACTTCCATTGAACTTCATCTCCTACCTGAAGTCAGAGTAGGATGTGAAGATACAGCAGGATCTGCCGCGTTCGCGGGAGCTCTACGTAGATTCTAATTGCTTCCTGCTTTTCTACATCAGATATTTCCTTGGACACAATAATTATAAATTGCATGCGCTtctaaaaattgaattttgccTAGCTTGCAAGACTCGCATTTCTTATTCAGCAGAACcatgttttaattatttcttgtacagaagcttgctttattttttaatactttttttgctttttcaggtgCTCTCGTCTATGCAAATAACTAACAAATATTATCTCCCTTTTAGTTGATGATGGTAGTTGGAGGACAGGCACCAAAGGCAATTCGCAGTGTTGAATGCTATGATTTTAAAGAAGAACGCTGGCATCAAGTTGCTGAATTGCCTTCCAGAAGATGTAGAGCAGGTAAATGATGCCTAATTTTTTGTTATGGTTGGTAATGTTTCAGAATTTAGGCATCTGTATAAAGCATCATATGTTATTTGAAACAGTACTTAAGATATTTATCTGACAAGGGCTAAGCCTTGACTTCAGTGATCATCCTTAAAATTTGAATTACTTGCTAATCTGGAACAATACAAGTTTGATAACTTGAGCTTAATTTGTGCTTTGGTTTGTAATCTCTAGAATAAACTGCTTTTGGTTTGTAATCTCTAGAATAAACTGCTTATTACTTCAAATAGATACAGAggataaatacatttaaatattaatgcattATAACAATGAGTaattttactattaaaatacCGTATTATTAAATGAGATGAAGGAATGTGAAGAAGTGACTGACTGATactaaaaatgtgaaaatgtgatCTTAAAGCAGCTATCTaagcaagaagaaattcagCAAGCATGATATTCAGAAATGTGAGCTATTAGTAACAAAAAGTGTCAGAATTTCTAGTGCTTAATCTGAATGTCAAAAGCCTGAGAGTGTAGTGAGTACTGCAAGTTGTATCAAGTATCTGCATACTTAAGGCAGtatggaataaaattaattgacAAAGAGACCAAACCGCTCTTTCCTCCTCGTTTCCCTGCTCTAGGAATGGTGTACATGGGAGGCATGGTTTATGCTGTTGGTGGTTTCAATGGTTCTTTGAGAGTTCGCACAGTAGATTCCTATGATCCAGTGAAGGACCAGTGGACAAGTGTTGCTAATATGCAAGACAGGAGAAGCACACTGGGAGCAGCTGTATTAAATGGCCTTCTTTATGCTGTGGGAGGATTTGATGGGAGTACAGGTATATTTGCCTTTATACACTGCTGATTAGTTTTGATGACTCTTGACATAATTGTATCAAATTTGAATGTCTCTTTCCCGGTAGCTGTAATGAAACCAAGCATGAGGGTAGCCTGGCACCTTGTGGTGCGGGATCTGCTTTAGTGGTCACCGAACAGTGGACTCTTTGCTCCTGTCTAAGAGTTCAGGCTTAACGACTAGTGAATCTTTCACAAGTTCCCTTTCAGCATTCCTTCTATAATCTGAGTCCTTGACTCATGGAAGATGTGAGCAGAAAAATTACCTGGTCTCTTTTGTCCTGTTTGCGTATGAAATATACCTCTGCATTTTCATGTAGTGTAAATAGGATTACAGACAGCTTTCTCTGACCTGTGGGAGGGCTTTGGACATACACTGTTCATTCTCTTCACAGATGCATCAAGCCATTTGTGCAGAGATGATCCTTTTCCTTAGTAACTATTACAGAAGCATACGTAGGAGAGAGCATTGTGactcaattaaaaagaaagaaaagaaaagaaatccagggaagaatttttcagAGTTCCACAAAAGCTTTTATCAACTTGTCCATTTTCAGACACCAAGAATGGGTTGACTGTAATTAGCTATCTAAAGGACATCAGTTGTGCCTTTTGCACAGTAATTAACAGcccttaaaatgaaataatttgaattttcagaTATGAAGAATTTTCCGGAGGGTAGACAGTATGTTGCACCTAGATTTatagagaaaataatgttataTTGTCTTCATAGGTTTATCATCAGTTGAAGTTTACAACTTAAAGACTAACGAGTGGTTTCACGTAGCTCCAATGAACACAAGAAGAAGTAGTGTTGGCGTAGGTGTTGTTGGAGGTAAGTTGGCAAATGATATTAAAAAGATAAGGGGAATACAATCATTTACCCTACTACATTTGCTCACTTTTGAAAACATACTTCAGATTTATGCTTTTGATCAACCCTGTAATTCAAATGGTATGAACAACACATAATCATTCTACTTGGTTTTGACGAGCTTTTAGCATagtagttttaaatttttttcagagcttcaACTGTGCCTGAGGCCGACTGAGGAAAAGTTTGCTAAGCGTGCATGCTCTAGGTTACGCATGTCAGCAAAGCTAGAAAGCCTGATTACTGCAGTGATGACCTTATAAATTGATTTTCAGTGATGTAGCACTGCAGTATTGTCAACTCTGTTATCTGTGGCTGACTTTGGTGGTTGCATGCTGGGGATGATCTCAAGGACAGTGCCAGGAAAACTGCTGACTTTTGAGTCAGCTTGGTGGCGAATAGCCTGGATGTTGCTTGCACAATGCAGACCTGGACTGGCTCTTGGGTCTTAAAACAGTTTTAGGTGTGTGTTTTAACTGCATAGGAACCGCCGCTGTTTCTGATCTGAAAATGTAGACTACACAAGtaattttcatctgaatttttgATGTGTCTAGGAAGCCAATTTGCAAGCTTCTGATGTTGGACATACTTGAATTAGCTTGCTTTTGAACAATTCTTAattaaaaccagaggaaagTACCTTTGTATTTCAGCTAGGCAGTTTAGAATCTTTCAACTTGCATCGTTCCTGTTAGATACTGGCTGCCTTTTACTTCCTAAAAATGACAAGAACTATAGCGTGCTATCTTAAACCATTACAAAATAGAAGCTCAATAACTGATTGCTGACAGGTACTGATTAGTAGCTAATTCAGAGAATGATGACTTCCCCTCAGCCTGTGTACCAATATGGTCTGTGTGCATTAGAAATTTATCGGTTTCTGGTGGCTACCCTTCTAGGTAAACTGTATGCCGTTGGTGGCTACGATGGGGCATCACGTCAGTGCCTTAGTTCAGTAGAATGCTATGATGCCAATACAAATGAGTGGACCTATGTTGCAGAAATGAGCACTAGACGGAGTGGAGCAGGTGAGTGGACAAGAATCAGCTCTCCttgtaaaactgaaacaaatttaTGGGTTTAAAATgtatctaaaaatataaaaggtaAGCTAAAGTCTGAGTCTGATGGAATGTGTTAGTCTTAGATGGCTGATATATCACAGGttataaatacaaaactgtCCTACAGAGTAAGATTCAGTCTGTTAATAGTAAATacctttccttgctttttcatACTTTTCATATTCCTCTTCTTTCCATAACTTCTGATGTTTTTAACATACAGACTAATATGCATGGATTGTGTCAAATAATTTAGGATCACCTAAATACTGAAGTATCAAAAATCTAGATGGccaggatgaaaaaaatgtcatttcttcAAAGATGTCTCTTTGCCAGTATagggctgatttttttttttatagcgTTTTCAGGTTGACTTTACATGTGAACTGTGACTAGATTTCCACCTCTCTAGAGGACTTGTTCTGCATTTTGATTCACTGCAGGAAACTTTGTCTTTGTTCATTCTTAAGTTTGTATTACTGGTTTCATCCTATTACTTCCACTTATGTACCCTTTGTTTCATCTTCAGTAATTCTTCTCATCACCTGGTGTTTACATCCTTTGGATATGTATAGGCTACTACATGTTATCCTTCCTTATCGTTTAGCCAAGGTATatccatttatttctttataatcttaaaaatcccttctttattttttcgtggattctttttcccttcttgcgATTCTGAGTATgtatatttctctttaaagacaTCAAAAGTGCCTTGTGGTATTCTActtttgtttaatgaaatgATGCTTCCGCAGCTCCAAATTGACTTTAGCATTTTCATTATCTATTTATATTATGGACTCAAATCTCATTTGCTGTTCACTGTCCTCTATTTGTCTTTTggtatttcaggttttttcaaCTCGCAgaagttgttttatttctctagaTGCGTTCCCATGGACTTTTTCAAGTCAAATTGCAtgatattatttttctacatttatttttttagttaagTCACTTTTTTGCCAAGTACTCAATGGTGCTTTTTAGCAACACCCTTCAAATATCTGCTGGTGATTGCATTAATGTGCTTCATAATTGGAAGAGATGTTGCTACAAATAAAATTGGATGGACTTTTAGTATGCTCAGGAGATGATTAATAGTTATCCCAACTTTCCATCTTGCCTTCCATTATTCTTTATTAACTCTGAACAGTTTTTAATCTGTATAATGATGTTTAAgtccaaattattttcaaagaaatagaTAACAGTATTAAAATCATTACTAAAATTAAGGTATTTAGTTTGTGATACTTCCATTCTACCATTACAAAATCAGCAAGCTGATATGTCTCTTACTGCTAAAAGTAATGTTTTGATTGTGTTTCTAAACTAAAACCATGACATTAATGAAGGAAACATAATACACTGTATCTCAAGAAAATGGTTGTCTTGTGAAACTTCTAGTTATTCAGTCTGTGCATCTTGGAAGGAAATTCTAGGTTAAAAACTGGCCAGAGTTGCAGTAAGGGTACTGTTAAATACTCTTGTGTAATATTGGCAAGTTTTGAGgaaaacatttatataaaatggGCACATTATAAGTATCATGATAAAGACAAATAGTGTTGGTGGGTTGTGACAAAGCTTCATTTTGCAATCTGCCTGCACACCCATTTTatctcagcatttatttttttttaaatagcctgGTTTTGCAAACTATCATTGTGCTTGTAGCTTATTTATACACTAGATATTTTCagatatcttttttaaaatgttgaattaTTTCTATGACTCTGAAATTTAGTGCCTTAGATACACTAATTACTGGGATCTttctgcccctctcctccctccccttgtCCCAGAGTTCAGGACCGTGTTTACTTaactctctgctgcttttaccTTGtcctctgattaaaaaaaaaaaaaaaaaaaaaggaaaagtaaatgtaGTCAGTTATTTCAGATTCATATAATTGAGTAAAAtaatcaacatttttctgtgtcacctttaaatacatgaaaaattatatttgtgcACGGAGGGGAGGAGTGGGTGGTAATGTAAGAATCATGACTATGGATTGAGCTTGGCTGTAGCGGCCAAATATCCAAAACCACCAGAACTGTTTCAACTGGTGATCGGGTCTGGTGGTGTTATGGGTGCTAactaaagaaaattttgttccTGTATTAAACCTTTGGATCTCTGGTCATCTCAAAGAACTTAAGCCCTTCTTTTCTGTTCCAACTGCTTCAGAGGTTAACCCTCTGTTACTCTTCTCTAGTACCAACTGCTTCTCAGTTGATCAATACGGGGACAGATCTGTTTCCAGCAGCATATTGGGATGAGGAACTTCAGATCCAGATATAGGCCATTTGGGAGGGATGAGAGATAAGAGACAGGGTCCTGAAAAAtgggcagggaagaaaaataacaaagaaaggaGAACTCAGAAGACGGCAACAAGAGGATACAGACGGAAGGAGCAAGAAATAAGGTAGGACTTGGAAACTGGGTGTGGGATTAAGGGAACATGAAGCACCAAAGAGGAACGGAGaacactattaaaaataaggatctgtcaaagaaaaaatggCAATGTGGCAGAGGGAAAACTCTACACGCTGGATAGGAAGATTGGTAACTATACAGAAAGCCTGGGGTGGGTTTATTTCACATCacacttttaaagtaaaaatctcAGCCCTTCTTCTAGCTCTGTAATGTTTAATGCTGCAAAAGGTGAATGTTGTATTATCCTCCCTAATATAGTGTGatcagagcaggagaaagaaaagctgtcaCACTATACTGTGACATGATAGCtagaaataatagcaataaaagAGGAATTAAATTAAGTGAGAAGGATATCAGGAAATGTTAGTAGTGAATATCACTGATAAAACATTAGATAGCATGATTTATAAAGCAGTGTCCTATTAAGAAGCTATTTTTCAGATTTGCAGTACCAATTAACTCTTCCATGTTTCCTTCACTCTtcctttaattattaaaatgtgtctttttaataagaaaatgtagttATTTCAGCAGGAGTCATTTCTCTCCCCGTATAGGAATGGCTCTTACGTACCATATTAGTGATATGTTTTCAAAGATATTCCAGCTGGCTATTAAGGTCTcagggtttgtgggtttggggggtttttttaacccagcatatttttttttttttctctgaaggacTTAACTGATATTTTGCATTCATATTTGCTGTTTCCctttattaaagattttaagCTGTGCCCTTTTCAGAACTATTTCAGAACCCTTTAAGAACTATGTTtgcaaatctgtatttcagctttgaGTAATCTTATATGTGACATATAGTAGATTTCCCAATGTACTTTCATAGTagtgttttcttcagttgtCTTTATGGTCCATCACTCACaagttttaatgcaaaaaaaaaaaaaaaatcaccaaaaaaccccaaaacaaaccctacACTTCTGAAATCTGTGATGCTTGGGTTCTAATAGTGCATTATAAAGTGAGGAATAAACAAACAGGGCTTCCTTTCCGCTTCCCCTATTACCATCTTTTCAATATATGCAGCCTGATTAGCAAGTAGACATAGACTagctttatttattctttcatccCAAGGTTACAGTTTGATAAACTTTTGTTGTGAAGGAGACCCTAGGGAGTAAAGGAGACCCTTTAATATCCTTTTGGATATTTTGATAACTGAAGCTTGGTTCAAGGAGCCATGGTGTTCTCCTCCAAAttctggaggaggaaggtgctCACCTACTGTTTACTTTTGTTTCATGTCTATGTATACAAGGTATTCGGACACTTAAGTGGAAACATCCCTATTGTATAATGTCTGTCCATTCAGCTTTTATCCTCGGTACTGCACAGtttttactttctaaaaatTCACTTACGCTTTATCATCTTGTCAGATTTCTGTTATGCTGGCTGAGCATACTGTCTCATTTACTGTCACTTCTAATTACTCCTAAATTTCAACAACCCTCATTTTCCTGCACTTTTCGTCCAAAATTTTCTAAAGCTTCTGTTGCAGAACAGCTCTGGTCTTTGTATGCTGCAATATGGTAGATTGGCATGCAAGACATTTTATCTTTGTCTTGCTGTAGTTACCGTCTTTTTGCTTTAGTGCATCCTGActcaaatgttttctgaaattgttCCTAACATTGACTGGATGAAGGATTTATGTTAGTGGACATAATATTTGTTGTTTCTCCTTTGTATTGGTCAAACCATTCTCTGGTTAATTTTGAGTATTTTCGTATGTTCACAGGTGTTGGTGTGTTAAACAATTTATTGTATGCGGTAGGTGGTCATGATGGTCCTTTGGTAAGAAAAAGCGTGGAAGTGTTTGATCCTCTTGCCAGTACATGGAAGCAGGTTGCAGACATGAACATGTGCAGAAGGAATGCAGGTATACCCaacaattactttaaaataatggtAATACTATATGGTGTAAATGGCATGTTTCtggatttctgctgctttcgTGATGTTGCAGAATAGAAACCATGCTTTTTGTGGGGTGAACAAGCCAATTGCTAATTTTCATATTggtttcctgtctttttttttttaggtgtttGCGCTGTAAATGGTCTCTTGTATGTAGTTGGAGGAGATGATGGTTCCTGTAATTTATCAACAGTGGAATATTATAATCCAACAACTGATAAATGGACAGTTGTGTCATCTTGTATGAGTACAGGAAGAAGCTATGCAGGTAATGTGTATAGATATTTAACAGACTTTTTCCAATGTAACAGCTAGGATTAGAAATTTGACAAAGCATCCAAACAAAGTCCTGTCTAAGGTAAAACCTAAGATACTGGAATAGTTATGAAGAAGCTGAAGGTATTTTTTTGAATGATGACTTCAAACAATTACtcactgcaaggaaaaacatgGTATTAAACTGTACTCAAAGGGGGATTTGGCACGTAAGTGGTGAGTCAGAAAGATGATTGTGGTATGACCAGTCCTTTTTTTAACAAGGTATTTGTGTCTCAATCTATGGGGGTCCAAttctgaagaagtttttttGGATTTGATATTTAGAAAACGAGCTGTTTCTAGAATCTTTTCCTTCAATAACTGCAGTTTCTCAAATGAGTTACGTGAATGTTAGGGATATATTTCACTGATAACAAAATTAAACTTGAGTAATGGCAATCTTTTTTCAAGTCACAAACTTTCAGAACTTTGCACTGATCCAGACATCTTTGTCAGAGAGAAGTCAGGGAAAATATGAACGCTGGTGCACAGGCTTTTGATGTTATACTACTTGCAAAGTAGTATattaaaacctgcttttcatattcttgatatctttttttaaatactatctgctttttttcctcgCTCTAGGTGTTACAGTTATTGACAAACCATTATGATCAGTAAAGGGATTTTCAACTTGAATATGCACTAGAAGCAGTCTTCAAGTGTATTTGAAGTGACTGAGTATCTAAGCACTTCTCTACTTGTAGCTGCACCTTGAGTCACAGTGGAAGATGTGACTGTCTACAATTACAGATGACAGATGATGAAGATTACTCTAGGTAGAAGCAATGCGTAGGATTATTCTGCAGTTGAGCAGAAGCTGATTGAATTTTTGAAGTCTAGTggactatttcttttttattgcaaggtcttaaaaaaaagaagccactTTCATAAGGACTGACTTATGTCAGTCATGACTGAGAAATGGATTGTCAGTGAAGAATGGTGTGTATTCTGGTGAAAGTAaatttttgtcttattttttccagagactaataaatatatttaaagaaatgaacCGTCAGTCTTCATAGTAGGTATTGAATCCCACCTCAGTAATTCAAGCTGGCATGGggtaaatgtttccttttataaaaCTTTTGTTACATAACTATAATACGTGCATATATGTTTGTGTGAGCATAAGTTGCTTTCTATTGAAATACTTCAAAACCTGATTTTACTATTTATAATTTGGCACAGTACTTTGAATATGCCAGTACTATGTTGTAAAACAGAGTTGTATTTTTTGATATGTAACTGCTTAACACTACTAATTCCGACTGAAGGAGAGATCAGAGATGGTATAACACTTCTTGAACAGGTGTAATTTCAagatctttttaataaaaatgttgtctgtacttacaattttttttctgttcgATTTTGGTCACATTTAGATGTTActtctttcttacctttttaTCCAAAAGGTGATTTGGCatgaaaataagtgaaaatttACAATGAATGTATGAAATTGCATTGAACTTGCATGGTACTAAGGCCTCTTTATGCGTGTAACCTTAGCTTCTGTTAGCTAATATCTGAATATACTGTATGTGGCCAGGCTTATAAAGCagctcatttttatttgttcttcgATGGCCTCCTTTTAACATGACCAAAGTTATTGTCATATTTGAGAcactttcttcaaataaaagttTGTATATTGTTTCCTAATGCCAACAAGTCGCTTAAAACTTGTGTTTCTCAATACA from Balearica regulorum gibbericeps isolate bBalReg1 chromosome 4, bBalReg1.pri, whole genome shotgun sequence encodes the following:
- the KLHL2 gene encoding kelch-like protein 2 isoform X3, which produces MEMLLPPVCTKLCHQKPLDLKDDNTEIHCPVTVNPWHMKKAFKVMNELRSQNLLCDVTIVAEDMEIAAHRVVLAACSPYFHAMFTGEMSESRAKRVRIKEVDGWTLRMLIDYIYTAEIQVTEENVQVLLPAAGLLQLQDVKRTCCEFLESQLHPINCLGIRAFADMHACSDLLNKANTYAEQHFSDVVLSEEYLNLGVEQVCSLISSDKLTIASEEKVFEAVIAWVNHDKDVRQELMARLMEHVRLPLLSREYLVQRVEEEILVKNSSACKDYLIEAMKYHLLPTEQRALMKSTRTKLRTPASLPKLMMVVGGQAPKAIRSVECYDFKEERWHQVAELPSRRCRAGMVYMGGMVYAVGGFNGSLRVRTVDSYDPVKDQWTSVANMQDRRSTLGAAVLNGLLYAVGGFDGSTGLSSVEVYNLKTNEWFHVAPMNTRRSSVGVGVVGGKLYAVGGYDGASRQCLSSVECYDANTNEWTYVAEMSTRRSGAGGHDGPLVRKSVEVFDPLASTWKQVADMNMCRRNAGVCAVNGLLYVVGGDDGSCNLSTVEYYNPTTDKWTVVSSCMSTGRSYAGVTVIDKPL
- the KLHL2 gene encoding kelch-like protein 2 isoform X6, translated to MSESRAKRVRIKEVDGWTLRMLIDYIYTAEIQVTEENVQVLLPAAGLLQLQDVKRTCCEFLESQLHPINCLGIRAFADMHACSDLLNKANTYAEQHFSDVVLSEEYLNLGVEQVCSLISSDKLTIASEEKVFEAVIAWVNHDKDVRQELMARLMEHVRLPLLSREYLVQRVEEEILVKNSSACKDYLIEAMKYHLLPTEQRALMKSTRTKLRTPASLPKLMMVVGGQAPKAIRSVECYDFKEERWHQVAELPSRRCRAGMVYMGGMVYAVGGFNGSLRVRTVDSYDPVKDQWTSVANMQDRRSTLGAAVLNGLLYAVGGFDGSTGLSSVEVYNLKTNEWFHVAPMNTRRSSVGVGVVGGKLYAVGGYDGASRQCLSSVECYDANTNEWTYVAEMSTRRSGAGVGVLNNLLYAVGGHDGPLVRKSVEVFDPLASTWKQVADMNMCRRNAGVCAVNGLLYVVGGDDGSCNLSTVEYYNPTTDKWTVVSSCMSTGRSYAGVTVIDKPL
- the KLHL2 gene encoding kelch-like protein 2 isoform X5 — encoded protein: MEMLLPPVCTKLCHQKPLDLKDDNTEIHCPVTVNPWHMKKAFKVMNELRSQNLLCDVTIVAEDMEIAAHRVVLAACSPYFHAMFTGEMSESRAKRVRIKEVDGWTLRMLIDYIYTAEIQVTEENVQVLLPAAGLLQLQDVKRTCCEFLESQLHPINCLGIRAFADMHACSDLLNKANTYAEQHFSDVVLSEEYLNLGVEQVCSLISSDKLTIASEEKVFEAVIAWVNHDKDVRQELMARLMEHVRLPLLSREYLVQRVEEEILVKNSSACKDYLIEAMKYHLLPTEQRALMKSTRTKLRTPASLPKLMMVVGGQAPKAIRSVECYDFKEERWHQVAELPSRRCRAGMVYMGGMVYAVGGFNGSLRVRTVDSYDPVKDQWTSVANMQDRRSTLGAAVLNGLLYAVGGFDGSTGLSSVEVYNLKTNEWFHVAPMNTRRSSVGVGVVGGKLYAVGGYDGASRQCLSSVECYDANTNEWTYVAEMSTRRSGAVILLITWCLHPLDMYRLLHVILPYRLAKVFSTRRSCFISLDAFPWTFSSQIA
- the KLHL2 gene encoding kelch-like protein 2 isoform X1 yields the protein MEMLLPPVCTKLCHQKPLDLKDDNTEIHCPVTVNPWHMKKAFKVMNELRSQNLLCDVTIVAEDMEIAAHRVVLAACSPYFHAMFTGEMSESRAKRVRIKEVDGWTLRMLIDYIYTAEIQVTEENVQVLLPAAGLLQLQDVKRTCCEFLESQLHPINCLGIRAFADMHACSDLLNKANTYAEQHFSDVVLSEEYLNLGVEQVCSLISSDKLTIASEEKVFEAVIAWVNHDKDVRQELMARLMEHVRLPLLSREYLVQRVEEEILVKNSSACKDYLIEAMKYHLLPTEQRALMKSTRTKLRTPASLPKLMMVVGGQAPKAIRSVECYDFKEERWHQVAELPSRRCRAGMVYMGGMVYAVGGFNGSLRVRTVDSYDPVKDQWTSVANMQDRRSTLGAAVLNGLLYAVGGFDGSTGLSSVEVYNLKTNEWFHVAPMNTRRSSVGVGVVGGKLYAVGGYDGASRQCLSSVECYDANTNEWTYVAEMSTRRSGAGVGVLNNLLYAVGGHDGPLVRKSVEVFDPLASTWKQVADMNMCRRNAGVCAVNGLLYVVGGDDGSCNLSTVEYYNPTTDKWTVVSSCMSTGRSYAGVTVIDKPL